In the Bombus pyrosoma isolate SC7728 linkage group LG15, ASM1482585v1, whole genome shotgun sequence genome, one interval contains:
- the LOC122576091 gene encoding mucin-2-like isoform X1, whose product MIGIVGLFLCALLCASVSDVQGACEQLKNDDMIEYSCTGGQLSDLDNLPASTGKIRISHMPIQRITADTFSRFGLDLWVLGCSYCGIMDIEPGAFEHLSNLQQLSFDNNHLTTIKASWFRKLNYLTYLDLNYNNIESIEDGLFRNLPGLVDLRLSGNRLECLNLVDMSHLKGLKRIFLSENSEFKCPKAVSAFLEKHGVSFDSDPEWSRIPNDLIYPEMPYDYDEESSIEEQSTEEQSTPLPAHRERLHPTITPSSIATTQYTPPPFRTTEEVVYRPHNSPDWRTTPRTDADPYENRPKATVSPYDINMIYHQSIPEEYWRTTTILYGSGGEATNPSYDEDTRAPYIPPRTVAPIERVTYPQRETTDYSSQDITTLSSWPRTSESVGAGGEYEVYPPHRNQDKHYTEQPDYSNPPNSVLLASSQIPPHVELNTERSMDPYSDWSAKNSMPSNEKYPPTFVPNIENKASEISVPSLYTTQSIQSIPHIPTVMVQPAHPENVYQPPYYDPAVTVHSPPSVNNWPQQEEGTSAIVQIETTTDKPLPNCSTRSLSSSSQSSITMIIVSVLLAIRVLVEGF is encoded by the coding sequence atgattGGCATCGTCGGACTATTCCTATGCGCTTTATTGTGTGCTAGTGTCAGTGATGTACAAGGGGCGTGCGAGCAGTTAAAGAACGATGACATGATAGAATATTCCTGTACGGGTGGACAATTATCCGATTTGGACAATCTTCCTGCATCGACtggaaaaattcgaatttctcACATGCCAATTCAACGAATAACTGCGGATACCTTTTCAAGGTTTGGTTTGGATCTCTGGGTCCTAGGATGTTCTTACTGTGGTATAATGGACATTGAACCAGGAGCCTTTGAACATCTAAGTAACCTTCAACAATTAAGCTTCGACAACAACCATTTAACCACTATAAAGGCATCTTGGttcagaaaattaaattacttgaCGTACTTGGACCTGAATTACAATAACATAGAGTCTATTGAGGATGGCTTGTTCAGAAATCTACCCGGTCTTGTTGACCTAAGATTATCTGGTAATCGTTTAGAATGCCTAAATCTTGTAGACATGTCACATTTAAAGGGATTAAAAAGAATCTTTCTGAGTGAAAATTCTGAATTCAAGTGTCCAAAAGCTGTCAGTGCTTTTCTGGAGAAGCATGGAGTAAGTTTCGATAGTGATCCAGAGTGGAGCAGAATTCcaaatgatttaatttatccGGAAATGCCATACGATTACGATGAAGAGAGCAGCATAGAAGAACAGAGTACAGAGGAACAGTCCACGCCACTACCTGCTCATCGCGAAAGATTGCATCCAACTATAACACCATCTTCAATTGCAACAACACAATATACCCCACCACCGTTCCGTACAACCGAAGAAGTAGTTTATCGTCCACATAATTCTCCAGATTGGAGAACAACTCCAAGAACAGACGCAGACCCCTACGAAAACAGACCAAAAGCAACAGTTTCACCATACGATATTAACATGATATATCACCAATCAATCCCAGAGGAATATTGGAGAACAACTACAATCTTGTACGGAAGCGGAGGAGAAGCTACAAATCCATCATATGACGAAGATACAAGAGCACCGTATATTCCACCAAGAACCGTTGCACCAATCGAACGGGTAACATATCCACAACGTGAAACGACGGACTACAGCAGCCAAGACATAACGACCTTGAGTTCTTGGCCAAGAACCTCGGAATCTGTCGGTGCTGGTGGCGAATACGAGGTCTATCCACCCCACAGAAACCAAGACAAACATTACACAGAACAGCCGGATTATTCAAACCCACCTAACTCAGTCCTTTTGGCATCGAGCCAAATACCACCTCATGTGGAGCTTAACACAGAACGTTCTATGGATCCCTACTCTGATTGGTCTGCAAAGAATAGTATGCCATCAAACGAGAAGTATCCACCTACATTTGTACCCAATATCGAAAACAAGGCATCAGAAATTTCGGTTCCTTCTTTATACACGACTCAATCCATTCAGTCTATCCCACATATACCAACTGTAATGGTTCAACCTGCTCACCCTGAAAATGTCTATCAACCGCCATATTACGACCCCGCGGTCACTGTTCATTCACCGCCATCGGTGAATAATTGGCCACAGCAGGAGGAAGGGACATCGGCAATCGTGCAAATTGAAACGACTACCGATAAGCCATTGCCTAATTGTTCAACCAGGAGTTTATCATCGTCGAGCCAGAGCTCCATCACGATGATCATCGTTTCCGTTCTTCTTGCGATTCGCGTCCTTGTGGAGGGATTTTAG